The genome window CGAACGCCGACGCCCCGGCGCGCAACACGCTCGCGGCGTTGCCGCGCGTGATCCCCGCGATCGCGACCACGGGGACGGAGACGGCCCCCGCGACCTCCCGCACCAGCGCGAGCCCGCCGGGCGCGGCGGCGTCGCCCTTCGTCCCGGTGGGAAAGACCGCCCCGCACCCGACGTAGTCGGCCCCGTCCGCCTGCGCCGCCCGCGCCTCCCCGGCCCCGTGGGTCGAGGCTCCGAGCAGGAATCCGGCCGGCACGAACCGGCGCGCGGCCGAGATCGGAAGGTCGTCCTGGCCCAGGTGGCAACCGTCCGCTCCGCACAAAAGCGCGATGTCCGGACGGTCGTTCACGATGAACGTCGCCCCCGCCTCGCGGCAGGACGCCGAAAAACGCCTCGCGCGGGAAAGCGCGAGGCGCGGCGGCGCCCCCTTGTCGCGGTACTGGATCAGCCGGCACCCGCCGTCCAGCGCCTCGGACAGCGCCCGGTCCAGCGACTCCTCGCCCTTTCCGTCCCTCAGGACGACCGACGGGTCGAGGATGGCGTAGAGTCCCCGGACGCGGCCCGCCGCGCCCGGCCCGGGCGGCGTCACCGCCCCTTCCGCTTGCGGGTCTTGGGCGAGAGCGACAGTTCCGCAAGCCTCTTGCGCAGGGTGTTCCGGTGGATCCCGAGGATCGCCGCCGCGCGCAGCTGGTTTCCCGCGGCGGCCTCGAGGACGACCTTCAGGAGCGGGCGTTCCACCTGCCGGACGAACAGGTCGTGGAGCCCCGTCTCGGCGTCGATGGCCGTCCCGAGACGCCGCACGAACTCCCGGATCCGTTCCTCGACCAGCTGCTCCATCGGGGCGGAGGACATGTCGGGCGCGCCGTCCGCCTTGGCGAGTTCCCGCGCCACCTCGTCCCGGCGGAGAAGCTTTCCCGTGGACAGGACCGCGAGGCGCTGCACGAAATTCTCGAGCTCCCGCACGTTCCCCTTCCACGGGTGCGCCGCGATCGCCTCGAGGGACTCCCGGGAGAACGATCTCGGCGGGCGGGACAGGACCGCGCAATATTTCCGCAGGAAGTAGTCGGCCAGGAGCGGAATATCCTCCTTCCGCTCGGAGAGGGATGGGATGCGCAGCGGGAACACGTTGAGCCGGTCGAACAGGTCCACCCGGAACTTCCCCTCGGCGACGAGCTTCCGAAGGTCCCGGTTCGTGGCGGCCAGGATCCGCCCGCGGAACTTCCGCGTCCGGTCCGACCCGACCGGCGAATACTCCCGTTCCTGCAGGACCCGCAGCAGCTTGGCCTGCAGGTCGAGCGGCATGTCGCCCACCTCGTCGAGGAAGAGGGTTCCGTCCTGCGCCGCGGTCAGCTTCCCCTCGCGCGCACCCTCGGCCCCCGTGAACGCCCCTTTCTCGTGCCCGAACAGCTCCGCCTCCTGGAGGTCCCGGGGGATCGCCGTGGTGTTCACCGCCACGAAGGGCCCTTTCTGCCCTCCCAGCTCGTGGATGCTGCGGGCGATGAGCTCCTTCCCGACGCCCCGCTCGCCGAGCAGCAGGATCGTCGCCGAGGAGTCGGCCACCTTCCCGATGTTCTGGAACACCTCGAGGATGGCGCGGCTCTTCCCCACGATCCGGGCGGAGGACCACTCCTCCCGCACCGAAGGCTGGTACGGACGCTCCTTCGAGGAGGCCTCCCGCGCGAGGTCGGCAAGGAGCTCCTCGATCCGGGACAGCTCGAACGGCTTGGTGAGGAATTCGGCGGCCCCGGCGCGCGTGGAGCGGGCGGCGACGTCCGCCCGCTGGACCGCCGTCATGATGAAGAACCGGGTTGGGGACTTCCGGGCCTGGACGCGCTCGAGGACCTCGATCCCCTCGACGCCGGGCATCCGGACGTCGACGAACGCCGCCGTGTAGCTGTTCTTTCCCAGGAGGGCGAGCGCCTTGTCTCCGTCCTCGGCCAGGTCCGCCGCGAACCCCATGCCGGTGACGGTCTTCTGGAGGACCCAGCGGATGCTCTCGTCGTCGTCGGCGATCAGGATTCTCTTCAAGAAG of Deltaproteobacteria bacterium contains these proteins:
- the thiE gene encoding thiamine phosphate synthase; amino-acid sequence: MTPPGPGAAGRVRGLYAILDPSVVLRDGKGEESLDRALSEALDGGCRLIQYRDKGAPPRLALSRARRFSASCREAGATFIVNDRPDIALLCGADGCHLGQDDLPISAARRFVPAGFLLGASTHGAGEARAAQADGADYVGCGAVFPTGTKGDAAAPGGLALVREVAGAVSVPVVAIAGITRGNAASVLRAGASAFAVISDLFGGEDVRERTKEFVALWENETRRR
- a CDS encoding sigma-54-dependent Fis family transcriptional regulator; translated protein: MKRILIADDDESIRWVLQKTVTGMGFAADLAEDGDKALALLGKNSYTAAFVDVRMPGVEGIEVLERVQARKSPTRFFIMTAVQRADVAARSTRAGAAEFLTKPFELSRIEELLADLAREASSKERPYQPSVREEWSSARIVGKSRAILEVFQNIGKVADSSATILLLGERGVGKELIARSIHELGGQKGPFVAVNTTAIPRDLQEAELFGHEKGAFTGAEGAREGKLTAAQDGTLFLDEVGDMPLDLQAKLLRVLQEREYSPVGSDRTRKFRGRILAATNRDLRKLVAEGKFRVDLFDRLNVFPLRIPSLSERKEDIPLLADYFLRKYCAVLSRPPRSFSRESLEAIAAHPWKGNVRELENFVQRLAVLSTGKLLRRDEVARELAKADGAPDMSSAPMEQLVEERIREFVRRLGTAIDAETGLHDLFVRQVERPLLKVVLEAAAGNQLRAAAILGIHRNTLRKRLAELSLSPKTRKRKGR